From Podospora bellae-mahoneyi strain CBS 112042 chromosome 3, whole genome shotgun sequence, the proteins below share one genomic window:
- a CDS encoding hypothetical protein (EggNog:ENOG503P4C0; COG:S), translating to MADSEQQIKKYRGNCHCGAFVFEFEAPEIKSGVICNCSICYKKGYFAITPGVELKIVKDGGTIKQYQFGEKKWKHQFCSKCGTATYGTSEFFDPPMNMGINARCIQNLDIWALQERHVDSTAHPPPYTPPTHPGPLPSPQSIPDNQGTLYHGSCHCGAVTAALKVDHPFESQSYKGMLAECNCSHCIRGGYVWAYPTKDQLVISGRENLTWYEFNRKIVRKGSCKHCGVLVLAEPVPIQEGEEVSEEMRKFRDGFKDIRPVNLRVVNQDELDVEGLRRGGRVRQARRAGGGGVCESVSIIEEREDGG from the exons ATGGCGGACTCGGAACAGCAAATCAAGAAATACCGCGGCAACTGCCACTGCGGTGCCTTTGTCTTTGAGTTTGAAGCCCCCGAGATCAAGTCAGGTGTGATTTGCAACTGCAGTATTTGCTACAAGAAGGGGTATTTTGCTATTACTCCGGGGGTTGAGCTGAAGATTGTCAAGGATGGGGGGACTATCAAGCAGTATCAGTTTGGGGAGAAGAAGTGGAAGCATCAA TTCTGCAGCAAATGCGGCACCGCAACCTACGGAACATCCGAGTTCTTCGACCCCCCGATGAACATGGGCATCAAT GCCCGCTGCATCCAAAACCTCGACATCTGGGCCCTCCAAGAGCGACA CGTCGACAGCACagcccatccacccccttaCACCCCCCCTACCCACCCCggccctctcccctcccctcagtCAATCCCAGACAACCAAGGAACCCTCTACCACGGCTCCTGCCACTGCGGCGCCGTAACCGCCGCCCTCAAAGTCGACCACCCCTTCGAGAGCCAATCCTACAAAGGCATGCTAGCAGAGTGCAACTGCAGCCATTGTATCCGT GGCGGCTACGTCTGGGCCTACCCAACAAAAGACCAGCTTGTCATTTCCGGGAGGGAAAACCTCACCTGGTATGAATTCAACCGAAAGATTGTCCGCAAAGGGTCGTGTAAACACTGCGGGGTGTTGGTTCTTGCCGAGCCGGTGCCTATccaggaaggggaggaggtttcaGAGGAGATGAGAAAGTTTAGGGATGGGTTCAAGGATATTCGACCGGTTAatttgagggtggtgaatcAGGATGAGTtggatgtggaggggttgagacggggggggagggtgaggcaggctaggagggcggggggggggggagtatGTGAATCCGTGAGCATCATAGAAGAGAGGGAAGATGGTGGGTGA
- the EGT1 gene encoding Ergothioneine biosynthesis protein 1 (EggNog:ENOG503NW1H; COG:S): MWDLAGMTEMGKWMHGTEYGLHLLTKSKMSFSLIPSVYARSALPTISDWEAVWAAWDVVTREMLPHEELLEKPIKLRNACIFYLGHIPTFLDIQLSKTTKEPLTEPETYSLIFERGIDPDVDNPELCHAHSEIPDEWPSVEDVLAYQNRVRARVQSMYASGAESIPRHVGRAVWVGFEHELMHLETLLYMMLQSDRTLPPSHVPAPDWEKLAARAREEGVVNEWFDIPEQEITIGLDDPEDGTDIDNVYGWDNEKPVRRVKVHSFQAQGRPITNEEYAQYLYNTSSTKLPASWVEIPPSNHTNGTASPLPESFLHNKAVRTIYGPVPLSLALDWPVFASYDELSSCATYMGGRIPTFFETRSIYQYAEELKKKKDVENQLGKTVPAVNGHLCNNGVEISPPATPTTTTASSDAGGEADLFIDLSDANVGLHNWHPVPVTGKGNKLAGQAEMGGVWEWTSSVLEEWEGFEAMGLYPGYTADFFDGKHNVVLGGSWATHPRIAGRRSL, from the exons ATGTGGGACCTGGCCGGTATGACCGAGATGGGGAAGTGGATGCACGGCACAGAATATG GCCTTCATCTACTCACCAAGTCAAAGATGTCATTCAGCCTGATTCCTTCCGTCTACGCCCGCAGCGCCCTTCCCACCATATCGGACTGGGAGGCGGTTTGGGCGGCATGGGATGTTGTCACACGTGAGATGCTGCCGCACGAGGAGCTGCTCGAGAAGCCCATCAAGCTCCGCAACGCCTGCATCTTCTACCTCGGCCACATCCCCACCTTCCTCGACATCCAGCTGAGCAAGACGACCAAGGAGCCGCTGACGGAACCGGAAACGTACTCGCTGATTTTTGAGAGAGGGATCGACCCTGATGTCGACAACCCCGAGTTGTGCCATGCCCACTCGGAAATACCTGACGAATGGCCCTCGGTGGAGGACGTCCTGGCCTATCAAAACCGGGTGCGAGCTCGCGTACAGAGCATGTATGCAAGCGGTGCCGAAAGCATCCCGCGGCATGTGGGTCGGGCGGTTTGGGTGGGCTTCGAGCATGAGCTCATGCACCTGGAGACGCTGCTGTACATGATGCTGCAGAGCGACAGGACGCTGCCGCCGTCACACGTGCCGGCGCCGGACTGGGAGAAGCTGGCGGCcagggcgagggaggagggggtggtgaatgagTGGTTTGATATTCCGGAGCAGGAGATCACCATTGGGTTGGATGATCCAGAGGACGGGACGGACATTGATAATGTGTATGGCTG GGACAACGAAAAACCTGTCCGCCGGGTAAAAGTCCACTccttccaagcccaaggccgccccatcaccaacgaaGAATACGCCCAATACCTCTACAACACCTCGAGCACCAAACTCCCCGCCTCATGGGTGGAaatccccccatccaaccacaCCAACGGAActgcctcccccctcccagaaTCCTTCCTCCACAACAAAGCAGTCCGCACCATCTACGGCCCcgtccccctctccctcgccctcgactGGCCAGTCTTTGCGTCATACGACGAActctcctcctgcgccaCCTACATGGGCGGACGCATCCCCACCTTTTTCGAAACCCGCAGCATCTATCAATACGCAGaagagctcaagaagaagaaggacgtGGAAAACCAACTCGGAAAGACAGTCCCCGCCGTGAATGGTCACCTCTGCAACAACGGGGTGGAGATTTCTCCCCCTGCTACCCCCACTACGACGACTGCTTCTTCTGATGCTGGTGGGGAGGCTGATTTGTTTATTGACCTTTCAGACGCAAATGTCGGCTTGCACAACTGGCATCCTGTACCCGTGACGGGGAAGGGGAATAAACTGGCTGGGCAGGCGGAGATGGGCGGTGTGTGGGAATGGACTAGTTCTGTGctggaggagtgggaggggtttgaggcGATGGGGTTGTATCCAGGGTATACGGCTGATTTTTTTGACGGGAAGCATAATGTTGTTCTTGGGGGGAGCTGGGCGACGCACCCGAGGAttgcggggaggaggagtttgtga
- a CDS encoding hypothetical protein (EggNog:ENOG503NY08; COG:T), with protein sequence MGPTARLIRLSTPSRIVPGLVKGRYLARRASSTSQNPNKEAPVAHHHRPPSHHHHHVTYSETDDAVPWLAKQPLHRLSLADLVKHGRPPLSAEALLSSARFTLSLLPIRLAHRIQALRNLPYIVVSNPNIRKIYNNYQHSLSTLLPWQGRTISNLEDEIRFTEVLAELVQTHTDTIPILARGFLECRKYISPGEVTRFLDQHLRARIGTRLVAEQHIALHYSSSPHFDPPSSPTPCPETPGYIGVIDTALRPASTVDSCGSFVADICELNYGVRPEWFINGSPETTFAFVPTHLEYIITELLKNAFRATVENGQSKSPVEITIAPEPPSSVTTPITLSPPSVSLGAFNKDHIQPLDDNAPGVTIRIRDRGGGIGPEVLPHIWSYSFTTFSENEDDPPGAWSDDALSVISAASSGGSSIAGLGYGLPLSRAYAEYFGGGIKVQSLHGWGTDVYLRLKGVGRIE encoded by the exons ATGGGCCCCACGGCGAGGTTGATACGGTTGTCGACGCCCTCCCGTATTGTCCCAGGACTTGTCAAAGGACGATACCTGGCGCGAAGGGCGTCATCGACATCACAGAACCCTAATAAGGAAGCCCCCgttgcccaccaccatcgacctccgagtcaccaccaccatcacgtCACTTATTCCGAGACCGACGATGCTGTCCCGTGGCTAGCTAAACAGCCCCTACATCGATTGAGTCTGGCAGACTTGGTCAA ACATGGTCGACCACCCCTCAGCGCCGaagccctcctctcctcggcgcgcttcaccctctccctcctccccattcGACTAGCCCATAGGATCCAGGCCCTCCGCAACCTCCCCTATATCGTGGtgtccaaccccaacatccgCAAAATCTACAACAACTACCAACACtcactctccaccctcctcccctggCAAGGCCGCACAATCTCTAACCTCGAAGACGAAATCCGCTTCACTGAAGTCCTCGCCGAGCTAGTCCAAACCCACACCGACACCATCCCCATTCTCGCCCGGGGGTTCTTGGAGTGCAGGAAATACATCTCCCCCGGCGAGGTAACCCGCTTCCTCGACCAGCATCTCCGCGCCCGTATCGGGACCAGGTTGGTAGCCGAGCAGCACATCGCCTTGCATTATTCCTCCAGCCCGCACTTTgacccaccctcctcccctacACCATGCCCTGAAACCCCGGGGTACATCGGGGTCATTGACACGGCCCTCCGCCCGGCATCAACAGTCGACTCGTGCGGCAGTTTTGTCGCCGACATCTGCGAGCTCAATTATGGAGTGAGACCAGAATGGTTCATCAACGGCAGCCCCGAGACAACCTTTGCCTTTGTCCCCACGCACCTAGAgtacatcatcaccgagctCCTCAAGAACGCTTTCCGGGCCACAGTCGAAAACGGTCAGAGTAAATCCCCGGTGGAGATCACCATAGCTCCCGAGCCACCTTCGTCCGTCACAACCCCCATCACGCTCTCCCCACCGTCTGTCTCTTTGGGGGCGTTCAACAAAGACCATATCCAGCCCCTTGACGACAATGCCCCCGGGGTGACGATCAGAATCCGGGATCGGGGAGGTGGTATCGGCCCAGAGGTGCTGCCGCACATTTGGTCTTACAGCTTCACCACCTTTTCGGAGAATGAGGACGATCCCCCTGGGGCATGGAGCGATGACGCGCTGAGCGTGATCTCGGCGGCGAGCAGCGGGGGGAGCTCGATTGCTGGGCTGGGGTATGGGCTGCCGTTGAGCAGGGCGTATGCCGAGtattttgggggtgggatcaAGGTGCAGAGTTTGCATGGGTGGGGAACGGATGTGTatttgaggttgaagggggtggggaggattGAGTAA
- a CDS encoding hypothetical protein (EggNog:ENOG503P8MY; COG:S), translating to MFIRRIRTLSPSLRFLSANTQSFSNRPKPTTTTTMPSYIVTCKDDATPEQIEAAKQHAKDQGGTIGHEYTLIKGFSVSFPEDSVQTLSSHEHVKDVEVDQEMRTQ from the exons ATGTTTATAAGGAGGATCCGTACCCTGTCTCCATCTCTGCGATTTCTCTCTGCAAACACACAGTCTTTCTCCAACAGACCCAAGCCAACTACAACTACAACCATGCCTTCCTACATC gTGACCTGCAAGGATGACGCTACCCCCGAGCAGATCGAGGC GGCCAAGCAACATGCCAAAGACCAGGGCGGCACCATCGGCCACGAGTACACACTGATCAAGGGCTTCTC AGTCTCCTTCCCCGAGGACTCGGTCCAAACTCTTTCCAGCCACGAGCACGTGAAGGATGTTGAAGTTGATCAAGAGATGCGCACTCAATAA
- the BMS1 gene encoding Glycoside hydrolase 2 (Mannanase, beta-galactosidase) (BUSCO:EOG092617AN; COG:J; EggNog:ENOG503NXR7): MEQQNKPHRPSKKSKDKKKAQHTGQQNPKAFAFSNPGKLAKQAARSHDIKEKRLHVPQVDRLPDEPPPRLVTIVGPPGVGKTTLLKSLIRRYAKETMSDPVGPITVVTSKKQRLTFIECPNELEAMVDIAKVADIVLLMIDGNFGFEMETMEFLNVLAATGMPGNVFGILTHLDLFRKPQALKDAKKRLKHRLWNELYQGAHLFYLSGVLNGRYPDREIHNLSRFLSVMKNPRPLVWRNSHPYTVIDNYRDITHPTKIEEDENCDRSIELSGYLRGTNFAADGQRIHIAGLGDFTIASMEALPDPCPTPSMEQALAKATGKTGRRRLDEKDKKLWAPMADRSGLKITGDHIVITRENGFAFDKDAEDVERGEGEQLIVDLQGERKLLGSTDKGVKLFASGQELTQVPEEADSGRKTRRKARFAAGDEPGEDEIPDDEGFESGEEDEEGSDVEEDEFDMSKLGKMFKKQLDKDQPEDDLAFADSDSDLGSLSGDEDEELNSDEDDEDVDMEDLGSDEEAGALKWKDSMFERASKLHGNRRPFRAVDLARFMYDTALSPREALKKWRCEEEEEEEEDIEKDEDDTFFRKIGDDEQEDLTEDRAIPSFDYENLAAKWSSEDAVEALRTRFSTANLVDEEGGNGDDDDFSGLDDDDEDDEGDGAFEDLETGEAHGGDGDEDEDENGDEDESEEPPEASLEAEREKNARRKEELKLRFEEEDREGFKNDKAVARREGGGDDEFGEDDWYDAQKALLQKQLDINKAEFEELDERQRTAVEGFRAGKYGKIVLEGVPAEFVKNFSAKRPIIVGGLSATEDRFGFVQVRIKKHRWHKRILKTGDPLIFSLGWRRFQSLPIYSISDSRTRNRMLKYTPEHMHCFGTFYGPLIAPNTSFTAFQSFSSSNPGFRIAATGTVLSVDESTEIVKKLKLTGTPYKIFKNTAFIKDMFNTALEIAKFEGAAIKTVSGVRGQIKRALSKPDGHFRATFEDKILLSDIVFLRAWYPIKPHRFYNPATNLIGWQSMRSTGEIRRAEDLATPQLKNSQYRKIERQERHFNPLRVPKKLAAELPFKSQIVQTKKQRKETYMQKRAVVVSGEERKARDLMQKLTTIRKEQVAKRKAKKEEKRQEYRKKVADIEERLENREKKEKQAYWEREGKKRRAGDGGGGGGKRRK, encoded by the exons ATGGAACAACAAAATAAGCCTCACAGGCCGTCTAAGAAGTCCAAGGATAAAAAGAAGGCGCAACATACAGGCC AACAAAACCCCAAGGCCTTTGCCTTCTCTAATCCCGGCAAACTTGCAAAGCAGGCGGCGAGATCCCACGATATTAAAGAGAAGCGCCTCCATGTACCCCAAGTCGACCGTCTTCCCGATGAACCTCCTCCGCGCCTCGTCACCATCGTCGGACCTCCTGGTGTGGGCAAGACAACCCTTCTAAAGTCTCTCATCCGCCGATATGCAAAGGAAACAATGTCCGACCCCGTGGGACCAATCACGGTCGTCACCTCGAAGAAGCAGCGATTAACCTTTATCGAATGCCCCAACGAGCTCGAAGCCATGGTTGACATCGCCAAGGTCGCCGACATTGTCCTGCTGATGATTGACGGAAATTTTGGATTCGAAATGGAGACAATGGAGTTCCTCAACGTCCTGGCCGCCACCGGTATGCCAGGAAACGTCTTCGGTATTCTGACCCATCTCGATCTCTTCAGAAAGCCACAAGCGCTCAAGGACGCCAAGAAGAGGTTAAAGCACAGGTTGTGGAACGAATTGTATCAGGGCGCCCATCTCTTCTATCTTTCTGGTGTTTTGAACGGCCGTTACCCCGATCGGGAGATTCATAACCTTTCCCGCTTCCTGTCGGTTATGAAGAACCCTCGTCCGCTCGTATGGAGAAACTCGCACCCTTACACTGTTATCGACAACTATCGCGACATTACTCACCCAACCAAGATTGAAGAGGACGAGAATTGCGACCGGTCGATCGAGCTGTCTGGCTATTTGCGCGGTACCAACTTTGCAGCGGATGGGCAGAGGATACACATTGCGGGCTTGGGCGATTTCACAATAGCTAGCATGGAAGCTCTGCCGGATCCTTGCCCGACCCCCTCGATGGAGCAAGCGCTTGCGAAGGCCACTGGAAAAACTGGGAGGAGGCGCTTGGacgagaaggacaagaagctcTGGGCTCCAATGGCCGACCGCAGTGGTCTCAAGATTACTGGTGATCACATTGTCATCACCAGGGAGAACGGTTTCGCTTTCGACAAAGACGCCGAGGACGTCGAACGTGGCGAGGGCGAGCAGCTTATTGTTGATCTACAGGGCGAGAGGAAACTGCTTGGTTCTACTGACAAGGGTGTCAAGCTGTTTGCGAGCGGGCAGGAGCTCACACAGGTCCCAGAAGAGGCCGACAGCGGGAGGAAAACCAGGAGAAAGGCGCGCTTCGCTGCTGGGGATGAGCCTGGCGAGGATGAAATTCCCGACGACGAAGGCTTCGAAagcggagaggaggatgaagagggctCAGACGTTGAAGAGGACGAATTCGACATGTCAAAGCTGGGCAAGATGTTCAAGAAGCAGCTAGACAAGGATCAACCAGAAGACGACCTTGCCTTTGCCGACAGTGACTCTGACCTTGGTTCTCTCTCtggcgacgaagacgaggagctgaattccgacgaggacgacgaggacgttGACATGGAAGACTTGGGTTCTGATGAGGAAGCCGGTGCTTTGAAGTGGAAGGATAGCATGTTTGAGCGCGCCAGTAAGCTTCACGGAAACAGAAGACCGTTCCGTGCTGTGGATCTTGCCAGATTCATGTACGACACTGCCCTCAGTCCCAGAGAAGCTCTCAAGAAATGGAGgtgcgaggaagaggaagaagaggaggaggacattgagaaagacgaggacgacacTTTCTTCAGGAAgattggcgatgatgagcagGAAGATTTGACCGAGGACCGCGCGATACCAAGCTTCGACTATGAGAATTTGGCTGCCAAGTGGTCAAGTGAGGATGCTGTAGAGGCTCTCCGGACCAGATTTTCGACTGCGAAcctggttgatgaagagggcGGGAAcggtgacgatgacgactttTCCGGGctcgacgatgatgatgaggacgacgagggtgatggtgcttTTGAGGATCTTGAGACAGGGGAAGCgcatggcggtgatggtgacgaggacgaagatgagaacggcgatgaagatgagagtGAAGAGCCACCAGAAGCCAGCTTGGAGGCTGAACGTGAAAAGAACGCCCGTCGCAAGGAAGAACTCAAGCTACGCTTCGAGGAAGAAGATCGCGAGGGTTTCAAGAACGACAAGGCTGTCGCTAGGCgagaaggcggcggagatgatgagTTTGGCGAGGACGACTGGTACGATGCCCAAAAGGCTCTGCTTCAGAAGCAGCTTGACATCAACaaggccgagtttgaggagcttgacgagAGGCAAAGGACGGCGGTTGAGGGTTTCAGAGCCGGCAAGTACGGCAAGATTGTTCTCGAGGGCGTCCCAGCCGAGTTTGTCAAGAACTTCTCGGCCAAGAGACCCATCATCGTGGGCGGTCTCTCTGCTACCGAGGACAGGTTTGGTTTCGTCCAAGTCAGAATCAAGAAGCACAGATGGCACAAGAGAATCCTCAAGACGGGCGACCCCTTGATCTTCTCTCTCGGCTGGAGAAGATTCCAATCTCTCCCCATCTACTCCATCTCCGACTCCCGGACGAGAAACCGCATGCTCAAGTACACACCCGAGCACATGCACTGCTTCGGCACCTTTTACGGCCCCCTGATcgcccccaacacctccttcaccgCATTCcagtccttctcctcctccaacccaggCTTCCGCATCGCAGCCACCGGCACGGTCCTGTCGGTAGACGAATCCACCGAAAtcgtcaagaagctcaagctAACCGGCACCCCCTACAAAATCTTCAAGAACAccgccttcatcaaggaCATGTTCAACACTGCCCTCGAAATCGCAAAGTTTGAAGGCGCGGCCATAAAGACTGTCTCGGGCGTCCGCGGCCAGATCAAGCGCGCCCTGTCAAAACCAGACGGCCACTTCCGCGCCACGTTTGAGGACAAAATTCTCCTGTCCGACATTGTCTTCCTCCGCGCATGGTACCCCATCAAGCCGCACAGGTTCTACAACCCGGCGACGAACCTCATCGGCTGGCAGTCGATGCGCTCGACGGGGGAGATCCGCCGCGCCGAGGACTTGGCCACGCCGCAGCTGAAGAACAGCCAGTACCGCAAGATTGAGCGGCAGGAACGGCATTTCAACCCGTTGAGGGTGCCCAAGAAGCTGGCTGCCGAGCTGCCGTTTAAGTCGCAGATTGTGCAGACGAAGAAGCAGAGGAAGGAGACGTACATGCAGAAGAGGGCCGTGGTGGTTTCGGGAGAGGAGCGCAAGGCGAGGGATCTCATGCAGAAGCTTACTACGATCCGGAAAGAGCAGGTtgcgaagaggaaggcgaagaaggaggagaagaggcagGAGTAcaggaagaaggtggcggATATTGAGGAGAGGCTGGAGAAtagggagaagaaggagaagcaggcgtactgggagagggaggggaagaagaggagagctggggatgggggtggtgggggtggaaagaggaggaagtaa
- a CDS encoding hypothetical protein (EggNog:ENOG503P0KB; COG:S): protein MASSPGRQKPPFCFMALPNEVQKEIVRNCSQADLICFALVSRHCRELAAAQLYRNFHIVFPDEDDPEYDSPIDGLAGGLDTFVTSDYNYAQHLRDLSLDTLSAGHKAETAYKAYLANLSCGKFMNTLLLMTLRRARALERFKWNIRVELSRTLYKELHSIKTLAHLHVRLQEGPSIYETPPPLPYNAATSTSASLGVTSVPPPPPMSNLPPPPPPFSTLPPPPSGFYVPVTSVTVNVPPPPPPPMPKPHRPKALRKTPLSKEPPTLSGFGNLRSLSVLDIDSLDMVTEIKSCVRNSSATLTKLKLSFSDKLASQARKPAPEADPDDSDVDDDFQPTPAGSSSNMANDMSGPARAFRAMEEKKAQESVLGRILDVEVYLVKKPPKKPKDKGKEKEKDKETKVESNGGNGTHEFAQALKTVMTRIVKELNDNTDPSEVNATQKNILETFQAAATKYVEDTMNKRAEKSNKPSTNGSSSSSKTDESVAEEPATAESSGAAPVAQASTETASLFGDGTADASKDKHKENDVTPEDIDIEAPEETLQLDGADGPTKDTSSKELGMTPSASTTSLATPSTSGSVVSADVNKAMANLAAQKANFKTLAEKVDIFETQAKDLTKDIERMRSSDTPVDVSRVAEAEKQMYTISQSIADIHKELTTVEAEINDAEKQIPRPSSSVSAVDSIALKNQQMNDYLRTTRGLALQVLAIYLIPVKASVLYRAIDLRCLRHLTLLNVGPQAPIWAQMAKLNKEAPLPLRHIFTDNVTPVFLTFVHELEAVEELFMLERDFKYKPESFAPRTPTTIEQIRKLVLKKHMPTLKYLMIKNLADPSWDLNEKTVLLLCRKGRLLEELAACMSIRTMHTFMQRLAGLVSLRALHIAQLRNEDTCVWVMRETKKFLIDNLSHHPHLKLEWISIDDDDRVERLIRARDLPKRKKEKNNKVKKMSATTGLGSTSSGLILPSIETDGSGNSAWLDAIGGNGSSDESEDSGDEEDDERFRASKIETVGDMRFYDVYGVKIFEKEVVSGRL, encoded by the exons ATGGCTTCGTCTCCGGGCAGGCAAAAACCACCTTTCTGCTTCATGGCCCTGCCAAACGAAGTGCAGAAAGAAATTGTCCGCAACTGCTCCCAGGCCGATCTGATATGCTTTGCCCTCGTGTCGAGACACTGCCGAGAACTCGCTGCCGCCCAACTCTATCGCAATTTCCATATTGTCTTCCCAGACGAAGATGACCCCGAATACGACTCGCCCATAGACGGCCTGGCCGGCGGTCTCGACACTTTTGTGACGAGCGACTACAACTATGCTCAGCACCTGAGAGACTTGTCTCTGGACACTCTCAGCGCCGGCCACAAAGCCGAAACAGCCTACAAGGCTTACCTGGCGAATCTCAGCTGCGGAAAGTTCATGAACACACTGCTGCTTATGACGCTGCGCAGGGCAAGGGCTCTCGAGAGGTTCAA GTGGAATATCCGTGTCGAACTTAGTCGAACCCTCTACAAAGAACTACACAGTATCAAGACACTGGCCCATCTTCATGTTCGGTTACAAGAGGGACCTTCTATCTACGaaacgcctcctccccttccataCAATGCCGCCACCTCAACATCAGCCTCGCTGGGCGTCACATCTgtcccgccaccacctcccatgTCGAACttaccccctccaccacccccgttTTCGACGCtgcctccgccgccctctgGGTTTTATGTGCCCGTGACCTCCGTCACAGTCAATGtgcctccgccccctccacctccgaTGCCGAAGCCTCACCGACCGAAAGCCTTACGGAAGACGCCCCTTTCCAAGGAGCCACCGACGCTGTCGGGCTTCGGCAATCTGAGGAGTCTTTCCGTGTTGGATATCGACTCGCTCGATATGGTTACAGAGATCAAATCATGTGTTCGGAACTCCTCGGCAACTCTCACTAAGCTGAAACTCTCCTTTTCGGACAAGCTAGCTTCACAGGCCAGAAAACCTGCCCCCGAGGCGGATCCGGACGATTCAGATGTCGACGATGATTTCCAGCCTACCCCGGCTGGCTCTAGTTCAAACATGGCCAATGACATGAGCGGTCCTGCCAGAGCCTTCCGGGCCatggaagagaaaaaggcaCAAGAGTCGGTGCTGGGTAGGATCTTGGATGTCGAGGTCTATCTAGTAAAAAAGCCGCCCAAAAAGCCGAAAGAcaaggggaaggaaaaggaaaaggataAGGAGACCAAGGTCGAGTCGAACGGGGGCAATGGAACGCACGAGTTTGCCCAGGCCTTGAAGACCGTGATGACCAGGATTGTGAAGGAGCTGAACGACAACACCGATCCAAGTGAGGTCAATGCTACCCAAAAGAATATTCTCGAAACCTTCCAGGCTGCCGCAACAAAGTACGTTGAAGATACGATGAACAAGAGGGCAGAAAAGTCAAATAAGCCAAGCACAAACGGGAGCTCAAGTTCATCAAAGACAGATGAATCGGTGGCAGAGGAGCCGGCGACCGCAGAGAGCTCAGGGGCTGCCCCGGTCGCACAGGCCTCGACAGAGACTGCCAGtctttttggtgatggcacTGCAGACGCTTCCAAGGACAAGCATAAGGAGAATGATGTGACCCCTGAAGATATTGACATTGAGGCGCCCGAGGAGACTCTCCAGCTTGATGGTGCAGATGGCCCAACCAAGGACACCTCTTCGAAGGAATTGGGCATGACCCCGTCTGCCTCCACGACTTCCTTGGCCACGCCCTCCACGAGTGGCAGCGTAGTGTCGGCCGACGTGAACAAGGCTATGGCGAACCTAGCCGCGCAAAAAGCCAACTTCAAGACGTTGGCTGAAAAGGTCGATATCTTTGAGACTCAAGCTAAGGACTTGACAAAGGATATTGAGAGGATGCGCTCCAGCGACACACCGGTCGATGTTAGCCGTGTCgccgaggctgagaagcAGATGTACACCATCAGCCAGAGCATTGCAGACATCCACAAGGAGCTCACGACAGTCGAAGCCGAGATCAACGATGCCGAGAAGCAAATTCCCCGGCCATCTTCCTCCGTGTCCGCTGTTGACTCGATTGCGCTCAAAAACCAGCAGATGAATGACTACCTGCGGACAACAAGAGGTCTAGCTCTCCAGGTTCTAGCCATCTACCTCATCCCGGTCAAAGCTTCAGTTCTGTACCGGGCCATCGACCTCCGATGTCTCCGTCACTTGACACTCCTGAACGTAGGCCCTCAAGCGCCGATCTGGGCTCAAATGGCCAAACTCAACAAGGAAGcccctctgcctctgcgACACATCTTTACCGACAATGTCACACCAGTCTTTTTGACGTTTGTTCACGAGCTGGaagcggtggaggagttgtttATGCTCGAGCGAGACTTCAAGTATAAGCCTGAGTCGTTTGCGCCCAGGACACCGACTACTATCGAACAAATTCGGAAGTTGGTACTAAAGAAGCACATGCCTACGTTGAAGTACTTGATGATCAAGAACTTGGCGGATCCGAGCTGGGATCTGAACGAGAAGACGGTCTTGTTGCTGTgtaggaaggggaggttgctggaggagctggctgCTTGCATGAGTATTAGGACTatg CATACATTTATGCAGCGGCTTGCGGGGCTGGTGTCGTTGAGGGCGTTGCATATTGCCCAGCTGCGCAACGAGGACACGTGTGTCTGGGTCATGAGGGAGACGAAGAAGTTTTTGATTGATAACCtctctcatcaccctcacctaAAGCTGGAGTGGATCTCGatcgatgacgacgacaggGTAGAGCGGCTTATCAGGGCGAGAGACTTGCCCAAGCgcaaaaaggagaagaataACAAGGTCAAGAAGATGAGTGCCACGACGGGGCTGGGGAGTACGAGCTCGGGGTTGATACTACCGTCTATCGAAACTGACGGGAGCGGAAACTCGGCGTGGTTGGATGCCATTGGGGGGAATGGGAGTAGTGATGAGAGTGAGGATAgtggggatgaggaagatgatgagaggTTCAGGGCGAGCAAGATTGAGACGGTGGGAGATATGAGGTTTTATGATGTTTATGGGGTGAAGAtttttgagaaggaggttgtcaGTGGGCGGCTTTGA